A portion of the Candidatus Nealsonbacteria bacterium CG07_land_8_20_14_0_80_39_13 genome contains these proteins:
- a CDS encoding DNA recombination protein RmuC, which yields MNEVFFIIIIGLLLGIVFFLIAKKDNKESGVSLREDLKGIKDELKEAREKNIEFLQYQSKESRDIVKDITSQLEKLHSDHEHVKDVKQQLGKLTDILANPKQRGILGEYFLETLLKNVFQPGQYQYQYEFKNGDIVDAVIFIKDKILPVDAKFSLENYNKILEEKNPERRGELEKIFKQDLKNRIEETAKYIRPDEGTMDFAFMFIPSEGIYYDLLVNQVGGIKISTSDLIEYAFKQKKVIIVSPTSFYAYLQTVMQGLRALKIEESAQEIIKRVGGLQKHLLNYDEFLKKLGNNLTTVVNAYNQTYKEFAKIDKDVAKLTEGEEQVEPLQIDKPNP from the coding sequence ATGAATGAGGTGTTTTTTATTATAATAATAGGGTTGTTGCTGGGGATAGTCTTTTTTTTAATCGCTAAAAAGGACAACAAAGAATCCGGCGTTAGCCTAAGGGAAGACCTAAAAGGGATAAAAGACGAATTAAAAGAGGCAAGGGAGAAAAATATAGAGTTCCTTCAATATCAATCAAAAGAAAGCCGAGATATAGTTAAAGATATCACCTCTCAACTGGAAAAACTGCACTCTGACCACGAACATGTCAAAGATGTAAAACAGCAATTAGGCAAGCTCACCGACATTCTGGCCAATCCGAAGCAAAGAGGTATTCTGGGAGAGTATTTTCTGGAAACCCTATTGAAAAATGTTTTTCAACCCGGCCAATACCAATATCAGTATGAATTTAAGAATGGAGACATTGTTGACGCGGTAATCTTCATAAAAGACAAGATACTGCCGGTAGACGCCAAATTTTCTCTGGAGAATTACAATAAAATTCTGGAAGAAAAAAATCCGGAAAGAAGAGGGGAGTTAGAAAAAATATTTAAACAGGACCTAAAAAACAGAATTGAAGAAACGGCAAAATATATCAGGCCGGACGAAGGGACAATGGATTTTGCCTTTATGTTTATTCCATCTGAAGGCATATATTACGATCTTTTGGTCAATCAGGTCGGAGGAATAAAAATAAGCACTTCTGATTTAATTGAGTACGCTTTCAAACAGAAAAAGGTTATTATTGTCTCGCCGACATCGTTCTACGCTTACCTTCAAACAGTAATGCAGGGATTGAGAGCTTTAAAGATTGAGGAGTCAGCTCAAGAAATTATCAAGAGGGTGGGGGGTTTGCAGAAACATTTGCTTAATTACGATGAATTTTTGAAAAAATTAGGAAATAATTTGACGACGGTAGTAAACGCTTATAATCAAACTTATAAAGAATTCGCAAAAATAGATAAAGACGTGGCAAAATTAACTGAAGGGGAAGAGCAAGTCGAACCCCTACAGATAGATAAACCAAATCCTTAA
- the rplU gene encoding 50S ribosomal protein L21: MLAIIKTGGKQYVVKPGDKVKIEKLEQEAGKEIIFSEVLLTEDAGKVKVGMPLVKDTKVVGEVVKQGKSDKVITFKYKSKKRTSVKKGHRQPFTEVEIKTIS; the protein is encoded by the coding sequence ATGTTGGCTATAATCAAGACCGGAGGCAAGCAATACGTTGTTAAACCGGGAGATAAAGTAAAAATTGAAAAACTTGAGCAGGAAGCGGGGAAAGAGATAATCTTTTCCGAGGTTTTATTGACGGAAGATGCTGGAAAAGTGAAAGTGGGAATGCCCTTGGTGAAGGACACTAAAGTTGTTGGAGAAGTGGTGAAACAAGGAAAGAGCGACAAGGTCATTACCTTCAAATATAAGTCAAAGAAGAGGACTAGCGTTAAAAAGGGGCACAGACAGCCGTTCACAGAAGTAGAAATCAAAACCATCTCCTAA